Genomic window (Neurospora crassa OR74A linkage group VI, whole genome shotgun sequence):
CCTCTTGATCCTCAAGGCCTCTTCtgtttccttccccttctccacctcctcctgcGAGCGAGCCTCGTACTCCTCCCTTACCCTCGAGAACCTCAGCGCGTCGTACGTCTTTGGATCCTCGTAAATGTCTGCGTCATGCTGCACGCTCATGTTCGCCATCAGGATCGCTCCGTAGGGGGCATGCCACCCTTCAAACGGGTTGGTGATTCCCTCCTTGGCTACGACTTTACGGTGAGTGAGACCGGTGCTGAAGGTCGACAGACGCATGCTTTCGCGGATGGCCGAGTCGGTGCGGTATAGCTGGGCAAGGCCGTTTTTGGTCCAGATGCCATTGGGTTCGGACTGCAAAACGGCGGTGGTTTCCTCGCGCAAGATAGACAAGTAGTCCTTGGAAGGGTCGGAGGCCAGCAGATCGAGAAACAAAGCGTGCAGAGTGATGACGGTGGTATGGATGGCTGCGAACTCGATGGGCAGGAGACGCATGGCGATCATGTAGGGCGTCTGCTCGTGCGGCAGGTTGTCGGCTTTGGCTTGGCGGATGAGCCAGGTGATGAGGGATTCTTCGGGTGGTGTTTGCGATTCGCCGGATTCGAAGCGCTCGTAGTCGCGGAGACGCTGCTCGATGACGGGCTTGAGCAGGCGGTAGCCTTGGTGGAAGTGGTACCAGTTGGGCAGGGTGACGAGACGGCCGACGAGCGGGTGCAGGACCGTCGGGAAGAGCGTCAGGATGAGACAGTTGCGGAAGACGTCGTCGGCGAATCCGACTTGGCTCGAGAGGAAGGCTTGGTTGCGGCAGAGAGGCAGGCCGACGGCTAGGCGGTTCATGACGCGCGGGACAATGGCGAGAAGGGCCTCCCAGAGGTTGAGGGTAGTCCAGTTCTCGGTGTCGGTGCCAAAGGCAATGTCGATGGACTCGGCGACTTCTTGTTGGATGTCGGGGAGCAGAGTGACGAGGTTGCGGGCCAGGTGCTTGTGCATGACCTTGGTAGGGAAGTGGTCGTCGACATTGAAGAAGTTGTAGGTGCCGAAGAGGACGTCTTTGTGGGATTCCTGGGTGCTGGCGACCGTCTCGGGCTGTTCGAGCATCCACGCTATCTGTTCTTGAGGAACGACAATCTCGTCCGGCTGGCTGGGCGAAGAGGGAGTGACGAAAGAGCGGCCGTGTTTGCCATACTTGTTGTAGCCTTCTTCGACCCAGTTGTGGTAGTTGCCAAGGTTCATCCAGTTGCGAACAGTCGCGCCGATTCCTCCAGTGAAGCCAACTCGGGGTAGCGATTTGGGATATGTTGGCTTTCTCGTCGAGTCGATGGCGAAACTCGCGATGGTAAAAAGAATAACAAGCGCCGTGACGCGGCCCAGAGTCAAGCTGGCCAGCAGCGACTCGAGCAGGTGGGAGCTCAGACTGGTGATTGCCATTGTGTCTGTCTATCGTCCTTGCGGCATTCCGGTTGACATTTGGAAGGATATGTTATGACTGTGGGAGACGGGTTTTGTTGTCGTCGGCGCCATCATGTTTGCTTATTCCTGGCCCGGGGATACTCTACTCCTCGATGAAACACGGCAGAAACAGGAAGTCGACGAGGATCCAAGGTCGACGCGGATTCGTGTTGCTCGATTTGTGTCAAAAAGCGGACAAGGCACGTCACTTGGGGCTCTGGGCCTGGGCGTTGCGGGGCACTTCAGGGGCATGGTCGTCTGTAAGCAGTTACAAACCCCAACGCGGCCCGCTCCTTTAGTGGGGGGGATGCCCGGCTTTTACATGTGTACAGTAGGCAATCGAACCGGTGGGGTCTTAGGTGGTCTTCCTTTGTTTTCTTCAGCCCTATGATGAGCCTCGCGCCtcatcccttcttttcctttctcggCCTCCCAAGGTCCGTGGGGACTGACTCGATAGCCTTGCTCATGGGGATTGGCGCCTTCCGTCTGATCACAACAATGTATCGCCATTCTAGTAATATGGTGACAGGGCCAAATGCCTCGACGTGACACCACAATTGACAAAGACAATGCAACCTAGTACTTGGACATGTCTACCTTCAACGGCTTGTTGGCCGAGTTTCCCGACATCAGAGGTAAGCGCATGGCCTCCAACTCATCCCTCTTGTTTGGATTCCATGGCTAACCACTGCCATTGATCCAGTCGACTTCTTCCGCAACCACGCAAACCGCAGGCCTCCGTTGGCTTGTTTCTTGAGCCATGTCCATACCGATCACCTTGCTGGTCTCGACACCTTGCGATCACCATTGTCAGTGGAAAGTCTGCCCTCCTGACGACTGGCGATATCTAACAGTTCATAGCGTTTATTGCTCTGCCGCCACCAGGGAGATACTGCTCCGCCTAGAGACCGTAGCTCGTCGCATCAACTATGCCCAAGGCATCCTGGAGGCTCGACAACTGTCCTACAAGCACCTCCGGAACCTGTTGAAACCACTCCCCCTTGACACCCCGGTCGAACTCGAACTTGAGCCAGGGAACCATATTCAAGTCACCCTGCTGGACGCCAATCATTGCCCTGGCGCTGTCATGTTTCTGTTCGAGGGACAAGGGAAGGCTGCCCTCTATACCGGGGATATTCGAAGCGAGCCATGGCATGTCAACGCCATTGCAAGGTCACCCTCCATGGTTCAGTATGCATACGGGCTGAAGACACTCGATACCATCTACCTCGATACATCTTTTGTTGAGGATATCGAGTTTCCCACCAAAGCTCGGGGCATCAGTGAGCTGCTAGACAAGGTCTCCAAGTATCCTCCCAAGACTATCTTCCACTTTCAGGCCTGGACATATGGGTACGAAGATGTGTGGATTGCCCTGTCTAAAGCACTGCAGTCAAGAGTAAGCTATGAGCCACGCCTTTACCATGCCGTGTTTGTCAACTGACCTTGATAGGTCCACGTTGACGAATACAAGATGGGCATTTACCAGTCCCTTCTTGCCAAGGATCCAGGCAACAGACGTGGCTTCGGTGCCTTGCATCATCTGTCTCCCGAGGCTCCGGCACTTGTGGGGTTTATGCGCGGTAACTCGTATCACCCGGGCTGTCTCACATTGGATGAAAATGTGCGTCTCCACAGCTGTGAGAAGGGCAACTACTGCAAGACAGTTCGAGAAAACCCGATAGTCCAGATACATCCCGTCCTTACCCACCTTCACAACGGCGAAGACCTTCCAGAACTTGGtattggtggaggaggcgatGATCTTGAGCACGACGAGGAGCAAGAACACTTGTCCGAGGTACAAGTTCAGATGGTTACAAAGTTGTAAGACTTGCCTCCAGTATCATGAAATCATCCCCATACTAACTCTGACAGTATCCGCTGGCTTGAAAAGTCGGCTGAGAAAGTCGAACTTCTACCTCTCGAGTCTTTTGCAAGCGGTTCGAAAATTGAGATAGGCTTGGAACTGCTCACATCCGGCGCAGATAACAAAAGTGCACTCATCAATTTCCTGCGAGACCTGATCATGAAGTCCAAGTCCCAGATAGCTTTGGAGAGGTCCATGCTGGCTGCTCACAACGCAGCTGAAGGAAGTTTGCCTAGCCTCATCACCTTTCCCTATTCGCGCCACTCGTCGTATGCCGAGCTTTGTCATCTGGTCGGCACTTTCAAACCAAAAGACGTATGGCCCAACACTGTGAATCCGCGCGAGTGGCTCGAACAAGGTTTGACAATCCCTATCCCCAATGGTCATCACCATTTACTGATGCTCGGCTTCTGTCAGGTATTACCATTGAACACTTGTTCGGAGAGCACTGTTCCGGTAATTCATTTCGACACGACAAACTGATGGAAGAGATGTTTGGAATGAGAGAACAACCTATCCGTATCAGTGACGACAGCCAGTCCACCACTAGTCATCCGGCAAGCTCATGCCATACCCCTTCGTCGCCAACCCCACAGGTCGTTGACAACTGGGATGGCACAACCATTGCTCCTAATCTGAACTTGGAGAGCAGCTTCTCCCAGATTTCGGTCCAGTCTGAGGCTTTCTTTGACATGCGCACTCATGCCTTCCACCTGATGCTTGACAACGCTATCAATAACGCCGGCCACGATATCGGTCTTATATCCACCAGAGACCACCACACAAACAAGGAGGTCGAACTAGGCGAAACATGATTGGAGCGCTTATTCTCAAACCTTTAACAACACTCGCCCTTGCATGTCTCGGCTCCGGGACCCCCTTTTCTAGCGTTGTAGTAGCCACGAACACCCTTTGGTACTTGGCCGCCCAGCATGGAGAATTTTGTTTCCAGCAATCGAATCTGAAAGATTCACACCAGAAAATTTGGAGATCGACCTTGGACTGCAACGTCCTCCGATCAATCCAGGGCATGGCGAGCATGATTTAGCCATTTACAAACTGTATCGGCCCTTCTCGTTTGCCTAAATGTCACCTAACCCCCGGGCCTCGCTACCCTAATGCTTGATACTTCAGGGTCCCATGTGGAGTTCGTGGAGCCACACTTTACAAGTAGTGGACGTCAATATCGAGAGGCGGCTTTCACGGGGGAGGGGAGTGGCATAAAACAGATGGTTCTATGGGAAAGGTAGAAAAGCTTCTTGGGATATAAATGTCTTTCAAGTCCCAGGTGTTTCCGGTGCCGCATCTAGACCTCCTGAGCCGCTTCGATATCCCTTCTTCCCGACCTGATCCTACGAGCGCGTCCTGCGCGTCAAAATATGAGGCTCTCCAGTCTCACTCTCCTCGTCTCTACCTGGGTGTGGGCCTGCTGCGCCCTCGTCATCGACACCGCATCTTTGGGTCTTGACAATAACCAGATAGCCCAGCGCGCGGGCCCATCGCTCGCCGGATACTTGGgggtcttcttcctcggcgcCGATCCATACGTCTACTTCTATCTCAGCAACGGCAACAATCCCATCTCGTTCAAGGCTCTAAACAAGGGCTCGCCAATCTTCAAGCCGACCAAGGGGACAGGAGGTGTTCGGGATCCGACTATCGTTCCGGGTGGAGGGAGCGAGGCAGGAAAAAAGTGGTATATCATTGGGACGGATTTGAATATTGGAAAGGTGCGTTAGACAGCAAaagcaggaggagggaggttaTGGTCAGGACTAGGTTTATTAACGGTGCTACTACGATGAATGAAAACAGACAACATGGGACGCAGCACAACGAACAGGCTCCAAGGGGATATTTGTCTGGGAAAGCACCGATCTCATCAACTGGGTCAATGAGAGACTAGTGATCGTAGAAGACAATACGGCCGGCATGGTATGGGCACCTGAAGCGATTTGGGATCCGGCAAAGGGTCAATATCTTGTCCATTGGGCTTCCAAATTTGTATGTgtcccccccttccttccttccttccttcctccctttatattccacttctttcccccctcttcccctcttttctatcctttttttcctccctcttcccccctctctcctaTTATTCCCTTCCCACATCCTCATCTCGATCCCGATCCCTATTCTAACCAAAAGCCAGTACCCCCCCTCCGACCCCTCCCACACCggcaccccctcctccaccaagatCCGCTACGCCTACACCTCCGACTTCCGCACCTTTTCCACTCCCCAGACGTACATCGACCGATCCCCAACCAACATCATCGACCTGACCATTCTTCCTCTCAAcaactcctcttcctcctcctcctcctcctacctcCGCTTCATGAAAGACGAATCCCTCAAGACCGTCTTCGTCGAAACATCCACCACCGGTCTTTTTGGGACTTGGACCCGCGTCGGTGGTGCCTCAGCCATCATCCAATCGGGGGTAGAAGGTCCCGCGGCGTACTGGGATAATACCACTCCCGGCAAGGTTCATTTGCTATTAGACTTTTATGGGAGTGATGGGTATCGACCGTATGAGAGTACGACTCCGGAAAGGAATACGGGTGGGTGGACGGCGAGTTCGAGGACGGGGTGGCCGACGGGGTTGAGGCATGGGAGTGTGTTGCCGGTGGACAGGACGGTTTGGGAGAGGTTGAATGCTAGGTGGGGGTAATGATaacgaaagaaaaaaggaaagaagaaaagggaggggggtggaTTGGGGAATGAAGCTGGCACTGGAACGGAATAAGAATTGAACGTGCAGGGGAAAAGAGGGATGGATGTTCGGAGTCGTTGGTTGAGAGGGGACGAAAACATCATGCCAAGCATCGCAACCTGTGACGACCTGAATGGTCGCGTGCCttccacaacaacaaggcaaaaaaaacacagagaaaaaaaaacttccCCCAGTCGGTCTCGAACGGGTCGCGTCTCGGGCAGAGGACAGATGCACCGAGCTGGCGCGACAGGTGTAATGGGTGGGCTGTCACTCCACGCCACTACGCCATGCACCACTAATTCCACGACCCGTTGCTATTCTGTTCGTCCGATCGCATCATCAAGTCTTGCTCAAACGGCCGTTGCATTGGATATATTTACAATTGTCGTCAAATATGTGTTTTCTCCCACTGTCCGCAAGATGCGCGTCTTCCATTCATCCTGTTTCCGCTACCATTTCGTGCTATGTATGTCCGACCGTACATTACTACTTTCCAGAACAGAACAAGATCAACTAAACAAAAATCAGATATCCTCCCACCAAGCTCTTCCAAGTAACTTTTTCCAAGATCAGTTTATTTGCACATTCGCGttcttttttgcttttcAGACACGAGTTCCACCTGATAACCATGACAGAGGAAAACAAAACTAGAGAGAGTGAGTTCAAAGGAAATGGGGTATCGTTCCCACCGCCAGTTATCAGAGATCATCACTGAAAACAACCAGACCGTTCCAGATGAACAACAGAGGGTACCGCCGCCAGCCGCCATAGGGTGACAACCACCATTGACGCcgtttttttctattttccaGAACCAACAAACGAGCAAAGACGTAACGTAACGAAAAGGAGGCAACATGAAAAAGGAcgaaaggggaaagggtgAAATGAAAATGAAGCATAAAAAAGGGTAGAGAGCAAGGAAAAGCAATGTGAAgtgaaggagaagagcaAAATGGAAGAGCAAAGCAGAGCAATTACTAAATCTTTTTCTCGGCAACATCCTGTGCGCCAGCGGAATagtgtccttgtccttgttcgGGAAAATAAAAGGGAACATGGGGCGAAACGACGTAGATCAAGAAGGGAGGATCATCTGCCTCACCAACGAGTTAGTTTCAACTTCAAAATCAAAAGGTAGTTCTTTGCGAGCTACTCACCAACCGAGTCGATTACAAGGCAATCACACCCACGCGTGATCATGATCCAAAAGCATTGCTCTGGAGTTGTTCACATTGCCGACCCAAAGTAAGGCCCCGCAGCCGTCACCCCATAATAATCATGATGTCGTCCATGGCCATACCCGTGCGTGGCATCCATCGTTGCATACCCCTGCGTATGGGGTGGGAGCGTCACGCTGCCGCCGACCAcgcggtgatgatgatcgtAGGGGTCCCGTCCGTAAGGGTCTCTCCCATATGAATGATCCAGCAGATCATCCACTCCGGTACCATGCAACAACCTAGGCCTCTTGCCAGCCCTGTTGTAATCGTAGTAACGATCAtcggcggtggtgccggtggttAGACTGAGGGCTGTGCCGGGGTAGGAGTACTGATGCGCGGCGGCGACGCCGGTGAAAGAGTAgttaccgccgccgccgagggtGGTGGCTGTGGAGGCGCCAAAACCGCCTACGCCTGTGACAGTGGGGGAGTTGAgcatggtggtgttggaggggGAGTCGAGGAGGCTTGAAGACGTTTGCGAGGCTAAAGAGCCGCGGTGGTGTTGGCTGCGGTCCAAGTGGCCAATGCCGGGGATGAGGTCGTGCGGGTGATGGCTGGCtagggtggtgttgatgcgGTTGATGGGGCTGGTGCTCGTTGAGGAGAGCTCATCGTGACTTCCGCCGCTACCGTGGGATTGGGAGTGGTGGGAGATAGTGATGGGCGAGTATTGTTGTCCGCCTAGACCCATCGTCGAGCCGGTCCGCAGACGTCCTACGACATCACCGCTGCCCGCCCCGACTCCTAGTGCGTTAGCACCCCTCTTGCGCGTGCTGACACTGCGGCTGTCCTTGCGTAGTCGGATGCGCACGCCCTGATCACTGAAGGACCTTGTCAAGAAGGTGCTTTCGGCCATTCCGGGGAAGTACCGATGAGGAAACACAACGAACTTGTCGGAGGTGGTCCTGGCTAAGGCGATGCACTCCCTGGTTAGAGGCTTGAGCTCAAAGAGGTTGAATTCGAGGCGATAGGTGCCTTCACGGCGTACTGAAACATCCTGGAAGATAAAAAACAGGCCTTGGGCATTGTTGGTGTCCTTGAGGACGTAGGGAGACGAGCAAAGGGAGCCGATCAGGTCGTTGTCCTTGGGTTCGggctgctggtggttggCATCGTCGTGCTCGGTACTATCTGGAGCGACAAGCTTGCAAACGAGGATCAGATAAGGGTTGTGTATTTGATGGCGCATAGGGTGAATATCGAGCTGGACGATGGGAGGGGGGTCGATGGGCTTTCTGTCTGCTTTGATTTTGGTGTCTTGTTAGTCTGGTTCCGCCATGATGCATCTCGTCCTCTCCAATGTAGACGGCGAGGTGTGCTCTGTCTGGTCTCACCTTTTTCTTTGCCAATAGCTACGCGCGCATTCTTGGGCTGTTGACGGATCTTGAGTTCGTAGACGGGTGACATGCCGTCCATGGACGGCGGCGATGCTGTTGCCATCACAAGGAGGTATGAAAGGTCGCCGATGTACTTTTCGGTAGAGCTGATGAGGTGGGGCGAGGAGAAAACCTGGTCGAAAGAATCCACCTCCTGTCAACAGATCGCACCTTCCCAACAACAAATATTCTGATCTGACCAAGACGAAAGACGACTTCGGGTCACGGAAGCCGCGACTGAACTTGGCTGGGTTTGAGGTTTCTTGTCGTCACTGAGAGAAGCTGCCGCATCCAAAGATCCCGCTTTTCAACTGAGTGGCGGGCGATATGGGTGAGGGGGGACTGAAATCTATCTGTCACTTGAGTCCTGGCAGGTACCGGTTGAATATGAAGGAAGAGAAATAATAACTTGATGAGGACAGTAAGAGTAGATACTAAGCAAAAGGATCCTTCGGTGGCCATCTGTAGACAAGAAGATGGGGAGCTATGGTATTATGTAGGCAGCGTTGCAAAGTGAGCGGATACCCATATATGATTGACAACGAGGATGTCGTCTGAATAACGGATGACTAGGTACCGGGGTGTTTCCAAAGCCTGTCAGAGCCAGTGCCTTACATCGGTCTAGTCCTTGAACGAAGAGGAGGGCCAGGAGGGTATGTGCAGTAGAGGGCCCTCTtctccagtccagtccaccTGGCCATTGACCACATCCGCTCACGCATCCCTACAGACATGACGGGGCGGCTGTGCCAAGCACAAGGCAGGCCGGGGTCGGCCGGGATACCATGGACCGGGGTCTGTCAACGTTTCTCTCCCCTCTGTTTCGTCAGTCAGTTCAATCCTCAATAATAAGATCCTGATACTATACATGTAGCGGCctcgtataataatagcggcgTGGTACTGCAACTGGTGATTTGACAGGAATCGCTTAGGCCCCGTTTGTATCTGTCTTCCTGAATCTCcggttccttcctttcctggGGAAACAGGAGAGATTGAGAGGATCCGTTCACAGACTTAAACCACTCACCTTATAATCCATATGCAGAATTTGCCCTGTTTTaggtccccccccccccccccccccccccccccttttagAATGAGAAGTCGTCATAGGGCATGGGCTGCTGACAAAAAAGACAAACCGGCAGAGGGAAGCATAGAGAAGGACCTGGTTCCAGTCCGTATCTTTCCAAGGCTTCAGAGGCTACCTACGTACGGGGTCGTCAAATGAAGAAGAGGTCCTGCCCCTGGACATGCTTTTTCACGTCTGGCAAAGAAACTACGGCAATGTAGCTACATATGGTGGGTGGTAGGAAGCCATGCATGGACGACATGGGTCGTCAGtggtgggatggatgggaaaaGAAAGCTCCCCACTTTGGAGGGAACGGTATGCTTGAGGAGCAACACCTGTTCAGGAACGATGCTCGACGATACTCTGTCTTCTTCTGCCAGTCGTTTCGCATGTACCGGTGTCCATTTTTGATTCGAACAAGTGAAGTGGTTCAGTCGCGAAAAGGGTGCGAGGCGTGTACCTGGTACTTCGATGAGTGCCACGGCTAGGTCATTCTGGATAAATGTAAATGTAACTACCCCGTACCAGCAGCTGTTGGTCACCCACCTTAACAGGTTCACTTAAGGAGTTTGTACGTAAACGGATACCTACCAAGTGAACGCTGAATATGCAAAGGTGAACAAAGACGATGACCCCTTCACCAAAAAAGGTTCCTTAGTCACGGAGTCTCAATTTCCTGGATGTTGGAGCGGCACCAAGTCGTCCGAGGAGCTGATTCATTTGTTCAACTTTCAAGCTGAGAGAAAGAGGCATCATCTGCTCTGTCAGTGTACATGATACAAAGCATTGCTGCCCTGGCCTATCTTGGACTTCGTTGGCGTCCGTGCGGTGCCATCGCCATGCCATCTTTGCATGCATTAGAGGACATGTTCCCATCATGGCTCAACACGAGGTGAGGGTTTCCGACACTGCAAATTTCTTGTGCTCGGAAACGGTCTTTACCTGGACGGGAAATGACGCCCGGGGCGTTTGACATTTCCGTCATGAAGCTTTGTACTTGGTTTCCGCACCGCTCCCGGAGTCCCGAGTCCCGACTTCCGCCGCACAAACGACCAGATCCTTTGTATCTAAGGTAGAGGGAGAACGGTTTCTGGTGAGGCTCGTTCGAAATGCAAAATCTTGTGCAAGTTCATCGATGAGTGGTGGTACACCCGACAAGCGATATTCAGGTACACGCACATGGTGGCGTCGACGATGATGGCAGGTTACCACCACAGATAATGCAGGGGCGGCACTGAGAAATGCCATCCaagggtaggtacctctacagagGGTAATTCTGCAAAGGACCTCACATCTACTATGGATGGCGGTTCATCCAGAGACGGGTTGCGCGTGCATTGCTGCAGTGTCATTGCCAGTCAATAGTTTTGATATTCGTTCTCACAGCTCAATCACTTCATGGGAACTGGCGAGTCCCGTGTCAGCGCATGTGAAGGGCAAGGTCGGTCGGCGAAATGATTGGCGTTTTCGAAGATTCTGAAGCACCTTCCAGGAGGTCAAAGCGAGAGAGCTTCGCCGGCGACGTTGAGACCCGAATGCAAGTACAGGGGGGATTGTGGCGTAGCGGCCTCCACGAGCgctatatagtataggcCTCAGAGTATATCACGAACTGGCCGGCCAAGAAGGTCGATTTTGATTCGGTAGGGCCGAGCCGGCCTTGACCAGAAGCTTGTTTCAGCTGTTCGTTGCCAAGCATTTTCTTCAACATCGCTCCATCGGTAGGACGGTAGGTATGCAAGCCTACAGACTGACAAACTGTTGGCTCATAAGGCCAATCGCCCAATCCGTCAAACCGGTTCGAATTACGGTCGTGCACTTCGCCCGCTCGCATTCCGATATCGTCAGGAGACGTCTGGATCCCGAGACATGGCGTTTGGCCTGTCTGAGAAGTAGAGGGCGGCAGTTGTACGTGGTGGTGTGATTCGAGTTGAGGCCATCCATCGCCTTTTAGTAGTAGACTCAGGTCGACCATGTTTTTGGTCTGTCGTCCTCATGGGTTAGGTGACGGAGGGAAGTGGTGACTCGTCAAGACAAAGATAAGCCTTTTCATCTCGTCCTTGTCAACCGCTGAGACTAGATGTAACGAAAACACTGGGATTTGTAACCAGGTTCGGTTCAACGATTTTGTTTTTGGGCAAAAGGGAAAATTGGGGGAATTAGCCGGCACTGAGGTCTGATCCAGTCCAGATTCAGGCCCCAGTCTCGATCTGGGTCCGAAGTGCCTGTTCAAAGAGAGACGGTCCAAGTCGAGCTGTCACTTCAACCTCAGAGTGCAAATCTTGGTTACGCATGTCGGCTGCTATCCGTAGGACGGTCGGTGACCGGGGTCAAGTGACAGGGCCGGTGAGACAGAAAGACAGGTGACAAGCCTGTCTGTAGTGAAGTCTCTGTGTCTGCATTCGGCGCTACGGGGGGATCGAGCCTCCTTGGCGTCCTAATATTTCGATTCGCCTGTGTCATGACGAGGTGGACATTTCACCAGTAAGCTTCTCTTTTTTGTCTTGCGGGTTGTCTGAGAAATATCAAAGAAGCCCCATCAGTTCGTCCGAGGAGCATAAGCGAGCGTGACGCTGGAGACATGTCGGGCAGATTGGACTGTCAagacagaaaagaaaagaggccCTTTCTTGGAAGGAGCTCGACCTCGACGAAATTGCTGTATCGGCCAGGATGGCAGATATGCGCCTTCGCTAGTAGATCTACCGGCTTGATACTGTGTAAGCTGCGAGATGTCTTGGGTGTTTGGCATCCCGCGCTCTCCATCGTTTGACTGaggcacagcacagcacagcacagcacagcacagcacagctcGAGCAGATGGACGACGAGAGAGCAAAAATGTCGACTAGTGTAGATGGTCTTGGATatggccttcttctcttgcGAACGGTTCGTTGGCGCAGCCAGCCTTCTGTGAGAATCCTCCTTGCGGTCTGCAAACCGTACGTCGTTCGCAGACTCGCAAAGTTGCACAAATTTAATGCAGTGCGGTCAAGTGCTTCCAGTGATTCATTGGTTGGACAATGGAAGAAACTGAAAGTGAGAAAGTCTGGAGGTTAGGTCGTTCGGGTTGGTGAGGTGTGGGGGACAAGGTGCTCCATCGACAGGGACCAGGCAAGTTCGGACCTAGTGGAGTAGAGACTCTGGGAGGACCCCACTTCGGACGTCAAACGAACGAACGGTGCTGAGGGACTTGTCCGATTGGAATGATCGCGTGCACCCGATTGAAGCATAACCTTTGTATTGGCTTGGAGGCGGTGTGCCTATCACTTCAACTGAGAGCAGTGCAGTGATTATGAGTCGATGCTGACGACCTCTGCATCTCTGAATAAGGAAGGTTCAAAGTTGTTCTGCACCCAGACGGCAAGAGAAGAGCAAGGCATTCCTGCCACTGCACTGGATGGAATCAATGGAACTGACATAATCGAGGCTGAGTGACGATCTTGAGGAAGGCGCGCGgcagttacctacctagaggtacctacccaaCGTCTCTACAGTCTACACTGCCCCCCCTCCtgtcctccatctccaatcACTCAGCCTGGAGCTGCCCGTCTCCGGCTTGTTCTCCCCTTTCGTCTTGCGCCTTCCCCCAACCGTTTTACTCGGCAGCAGGCACACACACAGTTGCCGGTCCCAAGATTGCAGGACCTTCCAATCGGCAGCCTCCCAGGCAGCCATCGATCTCTCTTCTTAGGTCCGAAAGAAGGGCAGAAGTCTCCAACCCAACGCCTGACCTTGTCCCCAGTCCCACGTCACTCACCCTTTCCAAATTCCGGACGaccaaaggaaaaaaaaagaaaaaaagaagaaagaactCTGGACATGCGAGCACCAACAACATGGATGATCCAAAGTGTTTCAATCGCTCATCACCTATCTGCCGGCCGAACCGAACCCTTACCCTCTCCATGGGCCCTTGTGAGGATTAGACTAGAACTTGGTGATTACTGCAGTGATCGGCAACTGCATCTCGGTGGAGGTTCGGAAGTATTCCCCAAGCCAGTCGCTTCCCATCCCGGCGAGTCGCTGACTGAGAGTCTGACGATGTCAGTCACTgcgtcaacaacaactgaagCAGAGGAG
Coding sequences:
- a CDS encoding arabinosidase, with translation MRLSSLTLLVSTWVWACCALVIDTASLGLDNNQIAQRAGPSLAGYLGVFFLGADPYVYFYLSNGNNPISFKALNKGSPIFKPTKGTGGVRDPTIVPGGGSEAGKKWYIIGTDLNIGKTTWDAAQRTGSKGIFVWESTDLINWVNERLVIVEDNTAGMVWAPEAIWDPAKGQYLVHWASKFYPPSDPSHTGTPSSTKIRYAYTSDFRTFSTPQTYIDRSPTNIIDLTILPLNNSSSSSSSSYLRFMKDESLKTVFVETSTTGLFGTWTRVGGASAIIQSGVEGPAAYWDNTTPGKVHLLLDFYGSDGYRPYESTTPERNTGGWTASSRTGWPTGLRHGSVLPVDRTVWERLNARWG
- a CDS encoding DNA repair protein, whose amino-acid sequence is MSTFNGLLAEFPDIRVDFFRNHANRRPPLACFLSHVHTDHLAGLDTLRSPFVYCSAATREILLRLETVARRINYAQGILEARQLSYKHLRNLLKPLPLDTPVELELEPGNHIQVTLLDANHCPGAVMFLFEGQGKAALYTGDIRSEPWHVNAIARSPSMVQYAYGLKTLDTIYLDTSFVEDIEFPTKARGISELLDKVSKYPPKTIFHFQAWTYGYEDVWIALSKALQSRVHVDEYKMGIYQSLLAKDPGNRRGFGALHHLSPEAPALVGFMRGNSYHPGCLTLDENVRLHSCEKGNYCKTVRENPIVQIHPVLTHLHNGEDLPELGIGGGGDDLEHDEEQEHLSEVQVQMVTKFIRWLEKSAEKVELLPLESFASGSKIEIGLELLTSGADNKSALINFLRDLIMKSKSQIALERSMLAAHNAAEGSLPSLITFPYSRHSSYAELCHLVGTFKPKDVWPNTVNPREWLEQGITIEHLFGEHCSGNSFRHDKLMEEMFGMREQPIRISDDSQSTTSHPASSCHTPSSPTPQVVDNWDGTTIAPNLNLESSFSQISVQSEAFFDMRTHAFHLMLDNAINNAGHDIGLISTRDHHTNKEVELGET
- a CDS encoding developmental regulator VosA, whose amino-acid sequence is MATASPPSMDGMSPVYELKIRQQPKNARVAIGKEKDRKPIDPPPIVQLDIHPMRHQIHNPYLILVCKLVAPDSTEHDDANHQQPEPKDNDLIGSLCSSPYVLKDTNNAQGLFFIFQDVSVRREGTYRLEFNLFELKPLTRECIALARTTSDKFVVFPHRYFPGMAESTFLTRSFSDQGVRIRLRKDSRSVSTRKRGANALGVGAGSGDVVGRLRTGSTMGLGGQQYSPITISHHSQSHGSGGSHDELSSTSTSPINRINTTLASHHPHDLIPGIGHLDRSQHHRGSLASQTSSSLLDSPSNTTMLNSPTVTGVGGFGASTATTLGGGGNYSFTGVAAAHQYSYPGTALSLTTGTTADDRYYDYNRAGKRPRLLHGTGVDDLLDHSYGRDPYGRDPYDHHHRVVGGSVTLPPHTQGYATMDATHGYGHGRHHDYYGVTAAGPYFGSAM